The proteins below are encoded in one region of Castor canadensis chromosome 6, mCasCan1.hap1v2, whole genome shotgun sequence:
- the Tnfrsf1a gene encoding tumor necrosis factor receptor superfamily member 1A isoform X2 — protein MDTDCRECERGTFTASENHLPRCLSCSMCRKEMSQVEISPCTVDQDTVCGCRKNQFRDYLSGKHFKCTDCSLCLNGTVTIPCQERQNTVCTCHAGFFLKANECVSCSNCKENQECQKLCLILPPEHVKSQNSGTTVLLPLVIVFGVCLLSFLFVGLMCRYPRWKPKLYSIICGTSVPVKEGELEGINTKPPASAPSFSTPLDFGSSPSFPSIPSSPLTYSPTFTPTDWPWAVPSALREVASPYQRADPILPPVLTSTPIPNPVQKWEDSVQMQRPDDPAMLYAVVDGVPPTRWKEFMRRLGLKEHEIERLELQNGRCLREAHYSMLEAWRRQTPHREATLDLLDRVLVDMDLLGCLENIRETLRAQGHLR, from the exons ATGGACACAGACTGCCGGGAGTGTGAAAGAGGCACTTTTACCGCTTCCGAGAACCACCTCCCACGGTGCCTCAGCTGCTCCATGTGTCGAAAAG AAATGTCCCAGGTGGAGATTTCTCCTTGTACCGTGGACCAGGACACAGTGTGTGGCTGCAGGAAGAACCAGTTCCGGGACTACTTGAGCGGAAAACATTTCAAGTGCACGGATTGCAGCCTCTGTCTCAATGGCACCGTAACTATCCCCT GTCAGGAGCGACAGAACACTGTGTGCACCTGCCATGCAGGGTTCTTTCTAAAAGCAAACGAATGTGTCTCCTGTAGTAA CTGCAAGGAAAACCAGGAGTGCCAGAAGTTGTGCCTAATACTCCCACCTGAACATGTTAAGTCTCAGAACTCAG GCACCACAGTGCTGTTGCCCTTGGTGATCGTCTTTGGTGTTTGCCTTTTATCCTTCCTCTTCGTTGGTTTAATGTGCCGCTACCCGAGGTGGAAGCCCAAGCTCTACTCCATCA TTTGTGGGACGTCAGTACCTGTAAAAGAG ggGGAGCTCGAAGGAATTAATACTAAGCCCCCAGCCTCAGCTCCAAGTTTCAGTACCCCCCTGGACTTCGGTTCCAGCCCCAGCTTCCCTTCCATCCCCAGTTCCCCCCTTACCTACAGCCCCACTTTCACCCCCACTGACTGGCCCTGGGCCGTGCCATCAGCCCTCAGAGAGGTGGCCTCACCTTACCAGAGGGCTGACCCCATCCTTCCTCCAGTCCTCACCTCCACGCCTATCCCTAACCCTGTTCAGAAGTGGGAGGACAGCGTCCAGATGCAGCGTCCCGATG ACCCCGCCATGCTGTATGCGGTGGTGGACGGCGTGCCCCCTACGCGCTGGAAGGAGTTCATGAGGCGCCTGGGGCTGAAGGAGCACGAGATCGAGCGGCTGGAGCTGCAGAACGGGCGCTGCCTGCGCGAGGCGCACTACAGCATGCTGGAGGCCTGGCGGCGACAAACGCCACACCGCGAGGCCACGCTGGACCTGCTGGACCGCGTGCTCGTGGACATGGACCTGCTCGGTTGCTTGGAGAACATCCGCGAGACGCTGCGTGCCCAAGGCCACCTCAGATGA
- the Tnfrsf1a gene encoding tumor necrosis factor receptor superfamily member 1A isoform X1, with protein sequence MGLPTVPGLLLPLVLLALLVGIHLSGVIGLVPPLGDREKRDSLCPQGKYSHPQNNSICCTKCHKGTYLHNDCPGPGMDTDCRECERGTFTASENHLPRCLSCSMCRKEMSQVEISPCTVDQDTVCGCRKNQFRDYLSGKHFKCTDCSLCLNGTVTIPCQERQNTVCTCHAGFFLKANECVSCSNCKENQECQKLCLILPPEHVKSQNSGTTVLLPLVIVFGVCLLSFLFVGLMCRYPRWKPKLYSIICGTSVPVKEGELEGINTKPPASAPSFSTPLDFGSSPSFPSIPSSPLTYSPTFTPTDWPWAVPSALREVASPYQRADPILPPVLTSTPIPNPVQKWEDSVQMQRPDDPAMLYAVVDGVPPTRWKEFMRRLGLKEHEIERLELQNGRCLREAHYSMLEAWRRQTPHREATLDLLDRVLVDMDLLGCLENIRETLRAQGHLR encoded by the exons ATGGGCCTCCCCACCGTGCCTGGCCTGCTGCTGCCACTG GTGCTCCTGGCTCTGCTGGTGGGGATACACTTGTCAGGGGTCATTGGATTGGTCCCTCCCCTCGGGGACCGAGAGAAGAGGGATAGTCTATGTCCCCAGGGAAAATACAGCCACCCTCAGAATAATTCCATCTGCTGTACCAAGTGCCATAAAG GAACCTACTTGCACAATGACTGTCCAGGGCCTGGGATGGACACAGACTGCCGGGAGTGTGAAAGAGGCACTTTTACCGCTTCCGAGAACCACCTCCCACGGTGCCTCAGCTGCTCCATGTGTCGAAAAG AAATGTCCCAGGTGGAGATTTCTCCTTGTACCGTGGACCAGGACACAGTGTGTGGCTGCAGGAAGAACCAGTTCCGGGACTACTTGAGCGGAAAACATTTCAAGTGCACGGATTGCAGCCTCTGTCTCAATGGCACCGTAACTATCCCCT GTCAGGAGCGACAGAACACTGTGTGCACCTGCCATGCAGGGTTCTTTCTAAAAGCAAACGAATGTGTCTCCTGTAGTAA CTGCAAGGAAAACCAGGAGTGCCAGAAGTTGTGCCTAATACTCCCACCTGAACATGTTAAGTCTCAGAACTCAG GCACCACAGTGCTGTTGCCCTTGGTGATCGTCTTTGGTGTTTGCCTTTTATCCTTCCTCTTCGTTGGTTTAATGTGCCGCTACCCGAGGTGGAAGCCCAAGCTCTACTCCATCA TTTGTGGGACGTCAGTACCTGTAAAAGAG ggGGAGCTCGAAGGAATTAATACTAAGCCCCCAGCCTCAGCTCCAAGTTTCAGTACCCCCCTGGACTTCGGTTCCAGCCCCAGCTTCCCTTCCATCCCCAGTTCCCCCCTTACCTACAGCCCCACTTTCACCCCCACTGACTGGCCCTGGGCCGTGCCATCAGCCCTCAGAGAGGTGGCCTCACCTTACCAGAGGGCTGACCCCATCCTTCCTCCAGTCCTCACCTCCACGCCTATCCCTAACCCTGTTCAGAAGTGGGAGGACAGCGTCCAGATGCAGCGTCCCGATG ACCCCGCCATGCTGTATGCGGTGGTGGACGGCGTGCCCCCTACGCGCTGGAAGGAGTTCATGAGGCGCCTGGGGCTGAAGGAGCACGAGATCGAGCGGCTGGAGCTGCAGAACGGGCGCTGCCTGCGCGAGGCGCACTACAGCATGCTGGAGGCCTGGCGGCGACAAACGCCACACCGCGAGGCCACGCTGGACCTGCTGGACCGCGTGCTCGTGGACATGGACCTGCTCGGTTGCTTGGAGAACATCCGCGAGACGCTGCGTGCCCAAGGCCACCTCAGATGA